A window from Halomicrobium urmianum encodes these proteins:
- a CDS encoding GNAT family N-acetyltransferase: MVTARTVREGELDQLLALYRMLNPDDPELEPDDVADQWPEILSDDAIEIVVVEEDGRLVASCVLSVTPNLTRRARPFALIENVVTREGYRGNGFGKQCVRAAVDMAEQRGCYKVMLLTGTEEEWKLSFYEDCGFDRAEKTGFVCDQR; encoded by the coding sequence ATGGTCACGGCCAGAACGGTCCGGGAGGGGGAACTGGACCAGCTACTGGCGCTGTACCGGATGCTGAATCCGGACGATCCGGAGCTCGAACCCGACGACGTCGCGGACCAGTGGCCGGAGATACTGTCCGACGACGCGATCGAGATCGTCGTCGTGGAGGAGGACGGGCGACTGGTCGCGTCCTGCGTCCTCTCGGTAACGCCGAACCTGACCAGGAGAGCCCGTCCGTTCGCCCTGATCGAGAACGTCGTCACCCGCGAGGGCTACAGGGGAAACGGGTTCGGAAAGCAGTGCGTGCGGGCCGCGGTCGATATGGCCGAGCAGCGAGGGTGCTACAAGGTGATGCTGCTGACGGGGACGGAGGAGGAGTGGAAGCTCTCCTTCTACGAGGACTGCGGCTTCGACCGAGCAGAGAAGACGGGGTTCGTCTGCGATCAGCGGTAG
- a CDS encoding SRPBCC family protein: MSTPRRDAPSDAEPPPVERRSRSRSQGGRTGDTTKARAVASLAGGALFVMGLRRWSLRGVALTAAGVAFLYSGINGRGRPFDSLLSAVGSGTDHSGSGASPDAVTVDRSVTVQGDAADLLEYWRDAGRLDQIVSDAVDVESRGDERLRWTVSAPTGRQISWETRVVEERPDELLRWESVPDSPLPMEGSVRAQPASGDRGTEVRLQVRFDPPGGPLGNRALSRMGVVPETLVGTALNRFKSLVETGEIPTIERNPSGRGTGDTV, from the coding sequence ATGAGTACGCCCCGACGGGACGCCCCGTCCGACGCGGAGCCACCGCCGGTCGAACGGCGCTCTCGCTCCCGCTCGCAGGGCGGTCGCACTGGCGACACCACGAAAGCGCGGGCGGTCGCGTCGCTTGCCGGTGGAGCGCTGTTCGTCATGGGTCTCAGGCGGTGGTCGCTGCGCGGCGTGGCGCTGACCGCCGCCGGCGTGGCCTTCCTCTACAGCGGGATCAACGGCAGGGGCCGCCCGTTCGACTCGCTGCTGTCGGCGGTCGGGTCCGGCACCGACCACTCAGGTTCCGGGGCCTCGCCAGACGCGGTGACGGTCGACCGGTCGGTCACCGTACAGGGCGACGCGGCGGATCTGCTGGAGTACTGGCGGGACGCCGGCCGGCTCGACCAGATCGTCAGCGACGCCGTCGACGTCGAGTCCCGCGGCGACGAGCGCCTGCGCTGGACCGTCTCCGCCCCGACGGGTCGGCAGATCTCCTGGGAGACGCGCGTCGTCGAGGAGCGGCCGGACGAGCTGCTGCGCTGGGAATCGGTCCCGGACTCGCCGCTCCCCATGGAAGGCTCGGTTCGCGCGCAGCCGGCCTCCGGGGACAGGGGCACCGAGGTCCGCCTCCAGGTCCGCTTCGACCCGCCAGGCGGTCCCCTTGGGAACCGGGCGCTCTCCAGAATGGGTGTCGTCCCGGAGACACTCGTCGGCACGGCGCTCAACCGGTTCAAGAGCCTCGTCGAGACCGGCGAGATCCCGACCATCGAGCGCAATCCCTCCGGTCGCGGCACGGGCGATACGGTCTGA
- a CDS encoding M48 family metallopeptidase, which translates to MAKSQSNEIDLLGNTIEYEVRHSTDATKPRIDVDIHGVKVVLPESEGEAPTELLRDNAAWVVEKTREYDRYREQAPKRRFEEGEFFPYLGKPHEVVVEQRPSSSVVDGKLRLSEWHVEDTSIERGLETLYRRNARQRFKRRADHFAEKMGVEYDQIEIRNQRTRWGSCSTNGTLGLNWRLMMAPPEIIDYIIVHELAHLREANHSSAFWSLVAEYDPEYESHAEWLVENSARLIFSKDDL; encoded by the coding sequence ATGGCTAAGTCCCAATCCAACGAGATCGACCTGTTGGGCAACACCATTGAGTACGAGGTACGCCATAGTACAGACGCCACGAAACCCCGAATCGATGTGGATATTCACGGTGTCAAAGTCGTCTTGCCTGAGTCCGAGGGGGAAGCACCGACGGAACTCCTCAGAGACAACGCCGCATGGGTAGTCGAGAAGACCCGAGAGTACGACAGGTATCGTGAACAAGCCCCCAAACGTCGTTTCGAGGAGGGCGAATTCTTCCCGTACCTCGGTAAGCCGCACGAAGTCGTTGTTGAGCAGCGGCCTTCATCGAGTGTCGTTGATGGCAAGCTCCGACTCTCAGAATGGCACGTTGAAGATACTTCGATTGAGCGGGGACTTGAGACGCTATACCGTCGAAATGCTCGACAGCGGTTCAAGCGGCGAGCAGATCACTTCGCGGAGAAGATGGGTGTCGAGTACGACCAGATCGAGATTCGGAACCAACGCACACGGTGGGGAAGCTGTTCGACGAATGGAACACTTGGGTTGAACTGGCGGCTGATGATGGCCCCACCGGAAATTATCGACTACATCATCGTCCACGAACTCGCACACCTCAGAGAGGCGAATCACAGCTCCGCGTTCTGGTCGCTGGTCGCAGAGTATGATCCGGAGTACGAGTCACATGCAGAGTGGTTAGTCGAAAACAGCGCGAGGTTGATTTTCTCGAAAGATGATCTCTAA
- the mch gene encoding methenyltetrahydromethanopterin cyclohydrolase — MESLNRMATELVDEAVDFADELTLEVHELAGDAAVIDFGVDVPGAVEAGLLLAEIQSAGLASVQTRVDEVDGAPLTHVELSTDHPALGLLCSAKGGWELSVDGFEGLGSGPARALVAEEDVFARVGYRDAADFAVLTIESDELPDQAVAEHVAEMTGVPETAVFLPTYASASVTGSVVAAARAAELATFRLTELGYDPVEILSAHGAAPVAPVAEDEETAIARTTDALAYGGRVHLTVEEEFDRFDEVASTAAEEYGAPLSAAFDDADWDFSEVPVEVFAPAQVTVDVVGGPTHVVGDVHEDVLAESFGL; from the coding sequence ATGGAGAGTCTCAACCGGATGGCCACGGAGCTCGTCGACGAGGCGGTCGACTTCGCCGACGAGCTGACCCTCGAGGTCCACGAGCTGGCCGGCGACGCCGCCGTCATCGACTTCGGCGTCGACGTGCCCGGGGCCGTCGAGGCCGGGCTGTTACTCGCGGAGATCCAGTCGGCGGGGCTGGCGTCGGTCCAGACCCGCGTCGACGAGGTCGACGGCGCGCCGCTGACCCACGTCGAACTGTCCACCGACCACCCCGCGCTCGGGCTGCTCTGCTCCGCCAAGGGCGGCTGGGAGCTGAGCGTCGACGGGTTCGAGGGCCTGGGCAGCGGCCCCGCGAGGGCGCTCGTCGCCGAGGAGGACGTGTTCGCGCGCGTGGGATATCGCGACGCCGCCGACTTCGCCGTGCTGACGATCGAGAGCGACGAGCTACCGGACCAGGCAGTCGCCGAGCACGTCGCCGAGATGACCGGAGTCCCGGAGACTGCCGTCTTCCTGCCGACCTACGCGAGCGCCAGCGTCACCGGCAGCGTCGTCGCCGCGGCCCGCGCCGCCGAACTGGCGACCTTCCGGCTGACGGAACTGGGCTACGACCCCGTCGAGATCCTCTCGGCCCACGGCGCAGCGCCCGTCGCGCCCGTGGCAGAGGACGAGGAGACCGCCATCGCGCGGACCACCGACGCGCTGGCCTACGGCGGGCGGGTCCACCTCACCGTCGAGGAGGAGTTCGACCGCTTCGACGAGGTGGCCTCGACTGCCGCCGAGGAGTACGGCGCGCCACTGAGCGCGGCCTTCGACGACGCCGACTGGGACTTCTCGGAGGTGCCCGTCGAGGTGTTCGCGCCCGCGCAGGTGACCGTCGACGTCGTCGGCGGTCCGACCCACGTCGTCGGCGACGTCCACGAGGACGTGCTGGCCGAGAGCTTCGGGCTGTGA
- a CDS encoding HAD family hydrolase translates to MSEPVEAVLFDLDDTVCEYRQSVEELVEHSFGAVGIEPFFTAAEYREQFGEYVEGCDDADEIRERSFVALAEEKGRDPDLAREVAAAYAAERDQAEVAFLPGAREAVETLCERYRAAVVTNGAPEMQSEKLRSLGIEDWFETVVHAGHETPAKPDPEPFEVAMEALGTSAERAVKVGNSLSTDVAGAHAAGVRSVWLEQDGVEVVEPEPHYRIDRMDELLDEPWA, encoded by the coding sequence ATGAGCGAGCCGGTCGAGGCGGTCCTGTTCGACCTCGACGACACCGTCTGCGAGTACCGGCAGAGCGTCGAGGAACTGGTAGAGCACTCCTTCGGCGCGGTGGGGATCGAGCCGTTCTTCACGGCCGCGGAGTACAGGGAGCAGTTCGGCGAGTACGTCGAGGGGTGCGACGACGCCGACGAGATTCGCGAGCGGAGCTTCGTGGCGCTCGCAGAGGAGAAGGGTCGGGACCCGGACCTGGCCCGCGAGGTGGCGGCCGCCTACGCCGCCGAGCGCGACCAGGCCGAGGTGGCGTTCCTGCCTGGCGCGCGCGAGGCCGTCGAGACGCTGTGCGAGCGATATCGGGCGGCGGTTGTGACGAACGGTGCCCCGGAGATGCAGTCCGAGAAGCTCCGAAGCCTGGGCATCGAGGACTGGTTCGAGACGGTCGTCCACGCCGGCCACGAGACGCCCGCGAAGCCCGACCCCGAGCCGTTCGAGGTGGCGATGGAGGCTCTCGGGACGTCAGCCGAGCGGGCCGTCAAGGTCGGCAACTCCCTGTCCACCGACGTCGCGGGCGCGCACGCGGCCGGCGTGCGCTCGGTCTGGCTGGAACAGGACGGCGTTGAGGTGGTGGAGCCGGAACCGCACTACCGGATCGATCGGATGGACGAGTTGCTGGACGAGCCGTGGGCGTGA
- a CDS encoding NAD-dependent epimerase/dehydratase family protein, whose product MKTFVTGATGVFGRRIVDELTDRNHEVLGLSRDADGDAVVRDYGGVPVRGDVLDRDTLRNATDDADRNGDAVDVVIHTATKLPPAEKTTAEYWARNDEVRHGGARNLVAVLGDDVDRFVFPSVVWVARQPDGSVFDESAPRHPDRATQSAADVEDLFENAADDHGFDPLILRTGFFYGPDDHTTRSFAENLCSGDLPVVGGGVLGRKDAELSLLHVDDAGRAVAAAVAAGVTGLYHVVDDEPVTVADYLRTFADLLDAPEPSRVPWWVARPFAGKDAVRFMTSPMPTTTDKFRSDVGWKPEYPTYREGLEQVVETWRADGTLAELRGEDADAGTQTRTVENTI is encoded by the coding sequence GTGAAAACGTTCGTCACGGGGGCCACGGGCGTGTTCGGACGCCGAATCGTCGACGAGCTCACCGACCGGAACCACGAGGTCCTCGGACTGAGCAGGGACGCGGACGGCGACGCCGTCGTCCGGGACTACGGCGGCGTTCCGGTCAGGGGCGACGTCCTCGACCGGGACACCCTCCGGAACGCCACCGACGACGCCGACCGAAACGGCGACGCCGTCGACGTCGTGATCCACACGGCCACGAAACTCCCCCCGGCAGAGAAGACGACCGCGGAGTACTGGGCGCGCAACGACGAGGTCCGCCACGGGGGCGCGCGGAACCTCGTCGCCGTCCTCGGCGACGACGTCGACCGGTTCGTCTTCCCGAGCGTCGTCTGGGTGGCCCGCCAGCCCGACGGCTCCGTCTTCGACGAGTCCGCTCCGCGCCATCCAGACCGCGCCACCCAGTCCGCGGCGGACGTCGAGGACCTCTTCGAGAACGCCGCCGACGACCACGGCTTCGACCCGCTGATCCTCCGGACCGGGTTCTTCTACGGCCCGGACGATCACACGACCCGATCGTTCGCCGAGAACCTCTGCTCCGGCGACCTGCCGGTCGTCGGCGGCGGCGTCCTCGGCCGAAAGGACGCCGAGCTCTCCCTGCTGCACGTCGACGACGCCGGCCGCGCGGTCGCCGCCGCGGTCGCCGCCGGCGTCACGGGGCTCTACCACGTCGTGGACGACGAACCGGTCACCGTCGCAGACTACCTCCGGACCTTCGCCGACCTGCTCGACGCCCCGGAACCGAGCCGCGTCCCCTGGTGGGTCGCCCGCCCCTTCGCCGGGAAAGACGCCGTCCGGTTCATGACGAGTCCGATGCCCACGACCACCGACAAGTTCCGCAGCGACGTCGGCTGGAAGCCCGAGTACCCCACCTACCGCGAGGGACTCGAACAGGTCGTCGAGACCTGGCGGGCCGACGGTACGCTCGCGGAACTCCGCGGCGAGGACGCCGACGCCGGAACGCAGACGAGAACCGTCGAAAACACGATCTGA
- a CDS encoding MTH1187 family thiamine-binding protein: MTCIGFLSVAPVVEGSMSEYVADAVAALEEFDVEYETTPMGTIIEAEDSRALFDAAHAAHEAVDHDRVETFLKIDDKRTVDQRAADKVDAVEEHLGRPARSDAE, translated from the coding sequence ATGACCTGCATCGGCTTCCTGTCGGTCGCACCGGTCGTCGAGGGCAGCATGTCCGAGTACGTCGCCGACGCCGTGGCGGCCCTGGAGGAGTTCGACGTCGAGTACGAGACGACGCCGATGGGCACCATCATCGAGGCCGAGGACAGTCGGGCGCTGTTCGACGCCGCCCACGCCGCCCACGAGGCCGTCGACCACGACCGGGTCGAGACGTTCCTCAAGATAGACGACAAGCGGACCGTCGACCAGCGCGCCGCGGACAAGGTCGACGCCGTCGAGGAGCACCTGGGTCGGCCGGCGCGGAGCGACGCCGAGTAA
- a CDS encoding TMEM165/GDT1 family protein — MEAWLQVAAVAFVAQLSVLPGEKVQFIIAGLSTRFHPLLVVSAAGTAFAGWTALEIIFGQYLQRALSPFLLDMLTAGLFLLFAVMLYRSAPASDESPAETDGGMLMAGPGELDVRVPVVDWKVPNRLRGFVPIFAMMAFGEFGDKTQLVTIGLAAQYSAGTAIWAGEMAAIIPISLANAYFFHRFAGQFDVRKAHYAGAAMFAFFGIDTLQAKVTGVSVWEQGVEFVGAAVGDVLAAIV; from the coding sequence GTGGAGGCGTGGCTCCAGGTAGCGGCCGTCGCGTTCGTCGCCCAGTTGAGCGTCCTACCCGGCGAGAAAGTGCAGTTCATCATCGCCGGCCTGTCGACGCGGTTCCACCCGCTACTGGTCGTCTCGGCGGCGGGCACGGCCTTCGCCGGCTGGACGGCGCTAGAGATCATCTTCGGCCAGTACCTCCAGCGGGCGCTGTCGCCGTTCCTGCTCGACATGTTGACGGCGGGCCTGTTCCTGCTGTTCGCCGTCATGCTGTACCGGTCCGCACCGGCGTCCGACGAGTCGCCGGCGGAGACCGACGGCGGCATGCTGATGGCGGGCCCGGGCGAACTCGACGTCCGCGTGCCCGTCGTGGACTGGAAGGTCCCCAACCGCCTCCGGGGCTTCGTGCCGATCTTCGCGATGATGGCCTTCGGCGAGTTCGGCGACAAGACCCAGCTCGTGACCATCGGGCTCGCCGCGCAGTACTCCGCCGGAACGGCCATCTGGGCCGGCGAGATGGCCGCGATCATCCCGATCAGCCTCGCCAACGCCTACTTCTTCCACCGGTTCGCCGGCCAGTTCGACGTCCGGAAGGCCCACTACGCGGGCGCGGCGATGTTCGCCTTCTTCGGGATCGACACGCTTCAGGCGAAGGTGACCGGCGTGTCCGTCTGGGAGCAGGGCGTCGAGTTCGTCGGGGCGGCGGTCGGCGACGTCCTCGCTGCGATCGTGTGA